The Nitrospira tepida genome includes a window with the following:
- the gcvT gene encoding glycine cleavage system aminomethyltransferase GcvT, which produces MKRTPLHTAHVSAGGRMVGFAGWEMPIQYSGVVDEYQAVRSRAGLFDVSHMGRVGVQGSGAVPFLQRVTTNDVAALSPMQAHYSMVCNERGGIKDDIFVYRLSADEFLLCVNASNREKIVSWLEEQGRAAAGCRIEDRSNELAQLAIQGPASRDIMSAFGIAGLESLKLRHCLETTLLDARCLIARTGYTGEFGYELYVSAAHALRLWEALLAKGAASGLKPAGLGARDLLRLEMAYLLYGNDISEDTTPLEAGAGWAVAMAKGEFIGRSVLHQQQQQGTTRRLVSFELLEKGVPRHGCAIRSAHTDGSQIGEVTSGNLSPLLQKGIGMGYVSPSHATQGTSLVIDIRGRALPAIVVKPPFYKHKKS; this is translated from the coding sequence ATGAAACGGACCCCCCTCCATACCGCCCATGTCTCCGCCGGAGGCCGGATGGTCGGCTTCGCCGGATGGGAGATGCCGATCCAATATTCCGGCGTCGTGGACGAATACCAGGCCGTCCGGTCGCGAGCCGGCCTCTTCGACGTGAGCCATATGGGCCGCGTGGGGGTGCAGGGGAGCGGCGCAGTCCCCTTTCTGCAACGGGTGACGACCAACGATGTCGCGGCGCTCTCCCCGATGCAGGCCCACTACTCCATGGTGTGCAACGAGCGCGGGGGCATCAAGGACGACATTTTCGTCTACCGGCTGTCGGCGGACGAGTTCCTGCTCTGCGTCAATGCCTCCAACCGGGAGAAAATCGTCTCGTGGTTAGAGGAGCAGGGACGGGCAGCAGCCGGCTGTCGCATTGAGGACCGTTCGAATGAGCTGGCGCAACTGGCGATTCAAGGCCCCGCTTCCCGCGACATCATGTCGGCCTTCGGCATCGCAGGATTGGAATCGTTGAAGCTTCGCCACTGTCTTGAAACCACCCTGCTCGATGCCCGTTGCCTCATCGCCCGGACCGGCTACACGGGAGAGTTCGGCTATGAATTGTACGTCTCGGCCGCCCATGCGCTTCGACTGTGGGAAGCCCTGCTGGCAAAGGGCGCGGCCTCGGGCCTCAAGCCGGCCGGACTCGGCGCACGGGACCTGCTCCGCCTCGAGATGGCCTATCTCCTGTACGGGAACGACATCTCCGAGGACACGACGCCGCTGGAAGCGGGAGCCGGATGGGCCGTGGCGATGGCGAAGGGGGAATTCATTGGTCGCTCCGTCCTCCACCAACAACAGCAGCAGGGCACGACTCGCCGGCTGGTTTCCTTCGAATTGCTGGAAAAGGGCGTCCCACGCCATGGTTGTGCCATCCGCTCAGCTCACACGGACGGCTCCCAAATCGGAGAGGTGACGAGCGGAAACCTCTCACCCCTCCTCCAGAAGGGCATCGGGATGGGCTATGTTTCGCCGTCCCATGCGACGCAAGGCACTTCTCTGGTCATCGACATTCGCGGAAGGGCGCTCCCCGCCATCGTCGTCAAGCCGCCCTTCTACAAACACAAGAAGTCGTGA
- a CDS encoding class I SAM-dependent methyltransferase, translated as MRIVSGLIGGAACAALLSMPLTVSADPRDQDRWDKKYQEDQYLFGKEAIPFLATYVHLLPKGRALDLAMGEGRNGVFLATRGFRVTGLDISARGLEKAQRLAREQGVTIETRVVDLEKTELERDSYDVILCTYYLQRSLFPQIKNALKHGGMAVVETYTVDHLRYRPDFNRTYLIEQNELLELFRDFKIIRYQFEDTGQAAYASIIAQKP; from the coding sequence ATGAGGATCGTATCGGGGCTCATAGGAGGCGCAGCTTGCGCCGCATTGTTGTCCATGCCGCTGACTGTTTCTGCCGATCCCCGGGACCAGGACCGCTGGGACAAGAAATATCAGGAGGATCAGTATCTCTTCGGGAAAGAGGCCATTCCCTTTCTCGCCACATATGTACATCTTCTTCCCAAAGGTCGGGCGCTGGATCTGGCGATGGGCGAAGGCCGTAACGGCGTCTTTCTGGCGACGCGCGGCTTTCGCGTGACGGGACTCGATATTTCCGCCCGTGGGCTTGAGAAGGCGCAGCGCTTGGCGAGGGAACAAGGGGTGACCATCGAGACGCGGGTGGTCGATCTTGAGAAAACGGAATTGGAGCGGGATTCCTACGACGTGATTCTCTGCACCTATTACCTCCAACGCAGCCTGTTCCCTCAGATCAAGAACGCGCTGAAGCATGGGGGAATGGCTGTGGTGGAGACCTATACGGTGGACCATCTGAGATACCGTCCCGATTTCAACCGGACCTATCTCATCGAGCAGAACGAACTGCTTGAACTGTTTCGGGATTTCAAGATCATTCGCTATCAATTCGAAGATACCGGCCAGGCGGCGTATGCGAGTATCATCGCGCAAAAGCCCTGA
- a CDS encoding PAS domain S-box protein encodes MREYPPSDPPSVGLSGLYQEIVARSPDAIAILDGAGRYLEQNHAHVLLFGFPDRELLGQTPLLHMEPDLFSRIAGQLQTAGLYRGEILSRTKGRQTLSIELTAFVLTPSTGESARWIWISRDVTKDRRLGEALRVSSLVVEASPFPIAVVDPQYRYRYGNPRFRRMQGLAEGEVAGKSVADIWGRETFHRTIKPSLDRCLQGEESAYEGWFELPDGGRTFLVTTCTPLRSPDGRVDGAAVIGRDVTGLKLAAEAQHRRAERIRAHQATLMALARDEAVQNGYLGEAFRAVTLSAARALEVARTSIWLFSEDRRILEGKDWYERDADRHTAGLRLAVHDCAPYVEALEAAESVLSVREPNVDPRTRDLLARYPSGAGVSALLHVPIRVKGRLLGLLCLEQVGRARDWSAEDEHFAGSVATLVTLALEARQLRQSEARFRCLFEEAPLGMCMYGDLNRIIRVNQAFCALLGYDEEELLGNTIQLCAHPDELARNVALIELLGHGERTHDVLDTRYLRKDRTVVWVTVSARRLTTPGTSQPAVLTTIQDVTAQKQAEEILRRDNEALEQRVLERTADLDRLNQQLQERMAETRRAEQAARASEERFRQLADNIQDVFWMRDLITQQILYVSPAYEKIWGRTCESLYESSQDWLRGVHPLDRARVRKAAQTKQATGEYDEKFRIVRPDGKVRWVRDRAFPIQDASGAVVRVAGLAEDITEYQQLEQQVRQAAKMEALGRLAGGVAHDFNNLLTVIRGYCSFLLQSIPDGDARHAQLVEIRKAADRGAGLTQQLLLFSRGQAVQPKVVDLNAVLERMLEMVQRLVGEDVQITTTLAEQLWPVKLDMGQLEQVIVNLAVNARDAMPQGGHLYIETMNVLNEAATTAPAVRLIVRDTGCGMDEQTKAQVFEPFFTTKKPGKGTGLGLATVHGIITKSDGTIQVQSAPGQGSTFIIEFPRHEMQPPAEREVRRPSTPSGTETILLVEDAATVRQLLREVLRSAGYYLLEASDGVEALEQSRHHEGPIHLVITDAVMPRMGGRQLMDEIRVARPDIQFLLMSGYMNERAGRQGNMQIDVPFIQKPFLPSDLLRTVRQVLDRSGESKPAPNRL; translated from the coding sequence GTGAGGGAGTACCCGCCCAGTGACCCGCCTTCGGTCGGCCTCTCCGGACTGTACCAGGAAATAGTCGCACGCTCGCCTGACGCGATCGCGATTCTCGATGGTGCGGGCCGGTATCTCGAGCAGAATCATGCGCACGTGCTGCTGTTCGGGTTCCCGGACCGTGAACTGCTGGGCCAGACTCCTCTGCTCCACATGGAGCCCGACCTCTTTTCCCGAATTGCCGGCCAGCTTCAAACGGCAGGCCTCTATCGGGGCGAGATTCTCTCCCGGACTAAAGGGAGGCAGACCCTGTCCATCGAACTCACGGCGTTTGTACTGACGCCGTCTACAGGAGAATCGGCCCGTTGGATTTGGATCAGCCGTGACGTGACGAAAGATCGACGTCTCGGCGAGGCGCTTCGGGTGTCCAGCCTCGTGGTGGAAGCTTCGCCCTTTCCGATCGCGGTCGTGGACCCGCAATACCGGTATCGGTACGGCAATCCGAGGTTTCGGCGGATGCAGGGCCTGGCGGAAGGAGAGGTTGCCGGAAAGTCGGTTGCCGACATCTGGGGCCGCGAGACCTTCCACCGGACGATCAAGCCCTCATTGGACCGTTGCTTGCAGGGCGAAGAATCCGCCTATGAAGGCTGGTTCGAGTTGCCGGACGGCGGTCGGACATTCCTGGTGACGACCTGTACCCCCTTGCGTTCCCCGGACGGGAGGGTGGACGGAGCCGCAGTGATCGGGCGGGATGTCACCGGATTGAAGCTGGCCGCCGAAGCCCAGCATCGGCGGGCCGAACGGATACGGGCTCACCAGGCGACGCTCATGGCGCTGGCCAGGGATGAAGCCGTCCAGAACGGGTATCTGGGCGAGGCCTTTCGCGCCGTGACCTTGAGCGCCGCGCGGGCGCTTGAGGTGGCTCGAACGAGCATCTGGCTGTTCAGCGAGGACCGGAGGATCTTGGAAGGCAAGGATTGGTACGAGCGCGACGCCGATCGCCATACCGCCGGGTTACGGCTGGCCGTTCATGACTGTGCGCCCTACGTGGAGGCGTTGGAAGCGGCGGAGTCTGTATTGAGCGTCCGGGAACCGAATGTCGATCCCCGCACACGCGACCTGTTGGCGCGATATCCCTCCGGCGCCGGTGTCAGCGCCCTTTTGCACGTGCCGATTCGCGTGAAAGGCCGGTTGCTGGGCCTGTTGTGCCTGGAGCAGGTCGGCCGGGCGCGCGACTGGTCGGCCGAGGACGAACACTTCGCCGGGTCCGTCGCGACGTTGGTGACCTTGGCCTTGGAGGCCCGCCAGTTGCGCCAGAGCGAAGCGCGGTTTCGCTGTCTGTTCGAAGAAGCCCCGCTCGGGATGTGCATGTACGGCGACCTGAACCGGATCATCCGGGTCAATCAGGCCTTTTGCGCGCTCCTGGGCTATGACGAGGAAGAATTGCTGGGCAACACGATCCAGTTGTGCGCGCATCCCGACGAGCTGGCCAGAAATGTCGCCTTGATCGAGCTGCTCGGTCATGGGGAGCGGACCCACGATGTCCTCGACACGCGCTATCTCCGAAAGGACCGCACCGTCGTCTGGGTGACGGTGTCGGCTCGCAGGTTGACGACGCCCGGCACCAGCCAGCCGGCCGTGCTCACGACCATTCAGGACGTGACAGCACAAAAGCAGGCCGAGGAGATTCTCCGGCGCGACAATGAAGCGTTGGAACAGCGCGTGCTCGAACGAACGGCGGACCTGGATCGGCTCAACCAGCAACTGCAGGAGCGCATGGCGGAGACGAGAAGGGCCGAGCAGGCGGCGAGGGCCAGCGAAGAGCGGTTTCGACAGTTGGCCGACAATATTCAGGACGTCTTCTGGATGAGGGATCTCATCACGCAGCAAATCCTCTATGTGAGCCCCGCCTACGAAAAGATTTGGGGACGGACCTGCGAGAGCCTGTATGAATCTTCTCAGGACTGGCTGCGGGGGGTGCACCCGCTGGATCGAGCCCGGGTGCGGAAGGCGGCGCAGACCAAGCAGGCCACGGGCGAATACGACGAGAAGTTCCGCATCGTCCGGCCAGACGGCAAGGTGCGATGGGTGCGGGATCGCGCCTTTCCTATTCAGGACGCGTCCGGCGCGGTGGTGCGGGTGGCCGGACTGGCGGAAGACATCACCGAGTATCAGCAACTGGAACAGCAGGTCCGGCAGGCGGCCAAGATGGAGGCGCTGGGGCGGCTGGCCGGCGGCGTGGCGCACGACTTCAACAATCTGCTTACCGTGATCCGCGGCTATTGCAGCTTCCTGCTTCAGTCGATTCCGGACGGCGATGCGCGCCATGCGCAGCTCGTGGAAATTCGCAAGGCCGCGGACCGGGGCGCCGGTCTGACGCAGCAATTGCTGCTCTTCAGCCGCGGCCAGGCGGTCCAGCCGAAAGTTGTGGACCTGAATGCCGTGCTAGAACGCATGCTCGAAATGGTGCAGCGGCTGGTCGGGGAAGACGTGCAGATCACGACGACGCTTGCCGAGCAGCTCTGGCCGGTGAAGCTCGACATGGGGCAGCTTGAGCAGGTCATCGTCAATCTGGCCGTCAACGCCCGCGACGCCATGCCGCAGGGGGGGCACCTCTACATTGAAACCATGAACGTGTTGAACGAGGCAGCCACGACGGCCCCGGCCGTGCGGCTGATCGTGCGCGACACCGGATGCGGGATGGATGAGCAGACGAAGGCGCAGGTGTTCGAGCCGTTCTTCACTACCAAGAAACCGGGGAAAGGCACCGGGCTTGGGCTGGCGACCGTGCACGGCATCATCACCAAGAGCGACGGGACGATCCAGGTGCAGAGCGCGCCGGGCCAAGGCAGCACCTTCATCATTGAATTTCCTCGTCACGAGATGCAGCCGCCCGCCGAGCGGGAGGTGCGGCGCCCGTCCACCCCTTCCGGCACGGAGACGATCCTGTTGGTGGAAGATGCGGCCACGGTCCGCCAGTTGTTGCGGGAAGTGCTTCGCTCCGCGGGCTATTACCTGCTGGAGGCGTCGGACGGGGTCGAGGCGCTGGAGCAGAGCCGGCACCATGAAGGTCCGATCCATCTGGTGATCACCGATGCGGTGATGCCACGCATGGGAGGACGCCAGTTGATGGACGAGATCCGAGTTGCCCGGCCGGACATTCAATTCCTGCTGATGTCCGGCTATATGAACGAACGGGCGGGGCGCCAAGGCAACATGCAGATCGACGTGCCGTTTATCCAGAAGCCCTTTTTGCCGTCGGACCTGCTCCGGACGGTCCGTCAAGTGTTGGATCGATCCGGCGAGTCGAAGCCAGCCCCGAATCGGCTGTAA
- a CDS encoding FIST signal transduction protein, whose translation MTTAQKTTLRFASALSHRMSAEDAGEEVARAVRDSLGTDQPDLACLFFSGHYAATADRLISAVRSVVKSAVLIGCTGEGIIAQGQEFEEAPAVTLWAARLPGVRMNPVHLPFDGDDAESGVPDWPFEAEPFSENLDRDSPLLLMLADPFTTPVKDSLDSLHDLYPTIRAIGGLAGGGREPGEHRLILDDRVFDRGLVGVLLSGPVSVHTVISQGCRPIGERYIVTRADHNVIYELGGAPALDQLQQAFDSLTENEKQHAQRALHLGIAMDEHRERFDRGDFLVRNILGADRNSGSIAVGDTVQEGQTVQFHLRDAESASEDLNLMLAAEQNRSTLAPKGGLIFSCCGRGHHLFGHLHHDAETVHNRFGAIPVSGFFCQGEIGPVGAHNFLHGYTASIALFSEPDP comes from the coding sequence ATGACGACGGCTCAAAAGACGACCTTGCGATTCGCCTCGGCCCTGTCCCACCGGATGTCCGCGGAGGATGCCGGGGAAGAAGTCGCCCGCGCGGTGCGGGATTCCTTGGGCACGGACCAGCCGGACCTGGCCTGTCTCTTTTTCTCGGGGCATTATGCGGCGACGGCGGACCGGTTGATCTCCGCGGTCCGTTCCGTGGTGAAATCGGCGGTCCTGATCGGATGCACGGGAGAAGGCATCATCGCGCAGGGACAGGAATTCGAAGAGGCACCGGCCGTCACCCTTTGGGCCGCCCGGTTGCCCGGCGTGCGCATGAACCCGGTCCATCTGCCGTTCGACGGCGACGACGCCGAGTCCGGCGTCCCGGACTGGCCCTTCGAGGCCGAACCGTTCAGCGAAAACCTGGACCGGGACTCGCCTCTGCTCTTGATGCTCGCGGACCCCTTTACGACGCCGGTGAAGGACTCGCTGGACTCCCTGCACGATCTCTATCCGACCATACGGGCGATCGGCGGCCTGGCCGGCGGCGGGCGGGAACCGGGCGAGCATCGGCTGATCCTGGACGACCGGGTGTTCGACCGGGGCCTGGTGGGCGTCCTCCTCTCAGGACCCGTCAGCGTCCATACCGTGATTTCGCAGGGCTGCCGGCCGATCGGCGAGCGGTATATCGTGACGAGGGCCGACCACAACGTGATCTACGAGTTGGGCGGCGCGCCGGCGCTGGACCAACTTCAGCAGGCCTTCGACTCGTTGACGGAGAATGAAAAGCAGCATGCGCAGCGAGCCTTGCACCTGGGCATTGCGATGGACGAGCATCGCGAGCGGTTCGACAGGGGCGACTTTCTCGTGCGCAATATCCTGGGAGCCGACCGCAATTCCGGCTCGATCGCCGTGGGCGACACGGTCCAAGAGGGTCAAACGGTGCAGTTTCATCTCCGGGATGCCGAATCGGCGAGCGAAGATTTGAACCTGATGCTGGCCGCCGAGCAGAACCGATCGACGCTGGCGCCGAAGGGCGGCCTGATCTTCAGTTGCTGCGGCCGCGGCCACCATCTCTTTGGGCACTTGCACCACGACGCCGAGACCGTGCACAATCGGTTTGGAGCCATCCCGGTCAGCGGATTCTTTTGCCAGGGCGAGATCGGGCCGGTCGGGGCGCATAATTTCCTCCATGGATATACGGCCAGCATTGCGTTGTTCTCCGAGCCGGACCCGTAA
- a CDS encoding DmpA family aminopeptidase — MTSNKPVWTIHMLVLGCWLAGIVWQASPAWGEETRVRARELGISIGQYQPGPLNAITDVTGVKVGHVTLIRGEGALTPGQGPIRTGVTVIIPREDVWRRKVPAGSFVLNGTGELTGLAWVAESGFLEYPIALTSTLNVPRVANGVMTWMIRQYPDIGIADDTLTPVVGECDDSRLNDSQGRHVSEEDVIRALDSAQGGPVAEGTVGAGTGMVSYGFKGGIGTASRRLPEAEGGYTVGVLVNANHGRRPELIIGGVPVGRLYDQHSGSPRESVPAPAGSAAVPGSEHEGSIMVIIATDAPLDGRQLTRLAKRAALGLARTGSTARHGSGDFMLAFSTGNVIPHYPNVPTYSMTHLADTHLNPILFATVEATEEAILNALTTATSVEGRDRHRVEAISLARLRTLLRLSP; from the coding sequence ATGACCTCTAACAAGCCCGTCTGGACAATCCATATGCTCGTCCTCGGTTGCTGGCTGGCGGGGATCGTGTGGCAGGCCTCGCCGGCTTGGGGCGAGGAGACGAGGGTCCGTGCGCGTGAATTGGGCATCTCGATCGGGCAGTACCAGCCTGGCCCGCTGAACGCCATCACCGATGTCACCGGCGTGAAGGTCGGGCACGTCACGTTGATCCGCGGCGAGGGTGCGCTCACGCCGGGACAGGGCCCCATTCGCACCGGCGTCACCGTCATCATCCCGCGCGAGGACGTGTGGCGGCGGAAGGTCCCGGCCGGCTCGTTCGTGCTGAACGGCACCGGAGAACTGACGGGACTCGCCTGGGTGGCCGAGTCCGGATTCCTGGAATATCCCATCGCCTTGACCAGCACCTTGAACGTGCCCCGCGTGGCCAACGGCGTCATGACCTGGATGATCCGACAATATCCCGACATCGGCATCGCCGACGACACGTTGACCCCGGTCGTGGGCGAATGCGACGACAGCCGACTCAACGACAGTCAGGGCCGCCACGTGTCGGAAGAGGACGTGATCCGGGCGCTGGATTCGGCCCAAGGAGGTCCGGTGGCGGAAGGGACCGTCGGAGCCGGAACCGGCATGGTCTCCTATGGATTCAAAGGCGGCATCGGGACCGCCTCGCGCCGGCTGCCTGAGGCTGAGGGAGGCTACACGGTCGGGGTCCTGGTCAATGCCAACCATGGCCGGCGGCCCGAGCTGATCATCGGCGGCGTGCCGGTGGGCCGGCTCTACGATCAACACAGCGGCTCACCGCGTGAATCAGTCCCTGCTCCTGCCGGATCAGCGGCCGTCCCCGGTTCCGAGCACGAGGGGTCCATCATGGTGATCATCGCGACGGATGCGCCGCTTGACGGCCGCCAACTCACGCGCCTGGCGAAACGCGCGGCGCTGGGGCTGGCCCGCACCGGCTCCACGGCTCGCCACGGGAGCGGCGATTTCATGTTGGCGTTCTCGACCGGCAACGTCATTCCGCATTATCCGAACGTGCCGACCTATTCGATGACGCATCTGGCCGATACCCATCTCAATCCCATCCTGTTCGCGACGGTTGAGGCGACGGAAGAAGCGATCCTCAACGCCCTGACGACGGCTACCTCCGTCGAAGGACGCGACCGCCACCGGGTCGAGGCCATCTCGCTGGCGCGCCTGCGCACATTGCTGCGACTGTCGCCATAG
- the mscL gene encoding large-conductance mechanosensitive channel protein MscL — MLKEFKEFAMKGNVLDMAIGVIIGGAFGKIVSSLVGDVLMPPIGLVLGKVDFSSLFLNLSGQDYPSLAAAKAAGAPTLNYGVFLQTVFDFVIIAFVIFLLVKQVNRLKSAPPPAPAAPPEPSNEEKLLTQIRDLLKERR; from the coding sequence ATGCTGAAAGAATTCAAGGAGTTTGCCATGAAGGGCAACGTGCTCGACATGGCGATCGGCGTCATCATCGGCGGGGCGTTCGGGAAGATCGTGTCCTCACTGGTCGGCGACGTGCTGATGCCGCCGATCGGGCTGGTGCTGGGCAAGGTGGATTTCTCCAGCCTCTTTCTCAACCTCTCCGGCCAAGACTATCCGTCGCTGGCCGCCGCGAAGGCGGCCGGAGCGCCAACCTTGAACTACGGGGTGTTTCTCCAGACGGTGTTCGATTTTGTGATCATCGCCTTTGTGATTTTTCTGCTGGTCAAGCAGGTCAATCGGCTCAAGAGCGCGCCTCCGCCGGCTCCGGCCGCCCCGCCGGAACCGTCGAACGAAGAGAAGTTGCTGACCCAGATTCGAGATCTCTTGAAGGAGCGGCGCTAG
- a CDS encoding FKBP-type peptidyl-prolyl cis-trans isomerase: protein MTSTQEITTPSGLKYVDLQVGSGDLAVTGSLVTVHYTGWLADGTKFDSSVDRRQPFSFPLGAGRVIKGWDEGVAGMKVGGKRKLTIPPDLGYGARGAGGVIPPNATLLFDVELLEVR from the coding sequence ATGACCTCCACACAGGAGATTACGACCCCGTCCGGGCTCAAGTACGTGGACCTTCAAGTGGGGTCCGGCGACCTCGCCGTCACTGGCAGTCTCGTGACCGTCCACTACACCGGCTGGCTCGCCGACGGGACGAAGTTCGACAGCTCAGTTGACCGGCGCCAACCCTTTTCCTTTCCGTTGGGGGCCGGCCGGGTCATCAAGGGGTGGGACGAAGGAGTGGCCGGGATGAAGGTCGGCGGCAAACGCAAGCTGACGATCCCGCCGGACCTGGGGTACGGGGCCCGCGGGGCCGGGGGCGTCATTCCGCCCAATGCCACCCTGCTCTTCGACGTGGAGCTGCTCGAAGTCCGCTAG
- a CDS encoding DUF481 domain-containing protein: MGCRTVLAMVMSMVLWATGAAVAADGLDVVTMKDGSVIYGEIVDLNAGTLRIKTGFGGGDGMVAVKWADVTQLTLGKGGSFTTKEGTIIQGQALPGKPGTLMLKAQPLSVPVEVPIESVSAINIPPVQFTGNATVGISGTSGNAEFKNISALFDFVARGDKLRLSLMGRYIYGETSGQVVARNALGTIKLDFFITKRFYWFANAYFEQDTFQDLKLRTALGTGPGYQFIDKGDFGGIFSELTFYAEGGVAYFNEDFRTPAREDKSSVRGRWAVNLNWPIVKDRIAIYHNHEGYPSLENSKDFYILTNTGAALNVNAHFIIKPQVTWRYNNAPAPGTTKSDTIYLITFGYAL, from the coding sequence ATGGGGTGCCGAACAGTTCTCGCCATGGTCATGTCGATGGTCTTGTGGGCGACCGGCGCCGCGGTTGCGGCAGACGGATTGGATGTCGTGACGATGAAAGACGGTAGCGTCATCTATGGCGAGATCGTCGATCTCAACGCCGGTACCCTTCGCATCAAAACGGGGTTCGGCGGCGGAGACGGCATGGTGGCCGTCAAGTGGGCGGATGTGACGCAACTGACGTTGGGCAAGGGCGGCTCATTCACGACCAAAGAAGGGACCATTATTCAGGGACAGGCCCTGCCGGGCAAGCCGGGAACCTTGATGCTCAAGGCGCAGCCCCTCTCGGTGCCGGTGGAAGTGCCGATCGAGTCGGTGTCCGCCATCAACATTCCCCCGGTGCAGTTCACGGGGAATGCGACGGTCGGCATCTCCGGCACCAGCGGGAATGCGGAGTTCAAGAACATCAGCGCCTTGTTCGACTTCGTGGCCAGGGGCGACAAGCTCCGGCTCAGCCTGATGGGACGGTACATCTACGGCGAAACCTCCGGCCAGGTCGTGGCTCGGAACGCGCTGGGAACGATCAAGCTCGACTTCTTCATCACCAAGCGATTCTATTGGTTCGCCAACGCCTATTTCGAGCAGGATACCTTCCAGGACCTGAAACTCCGCACGGCGCTCGGCACCGGCCCCGGCTATCAATTCATCGACAAAGGCGATTTCGGCGGGATCTTTTCTGAGCTGACGTTCTATGCGGAAGGCGGCGTCGCCTACTTCAACGAAGACTTCCGAACGCCGGCGCGCGAGGACAAGAGTTCGGTCCGAGGCCGCTGGGCCGTGAATCTGAACTGGCCGATCGTGAAGGACCGGATCGCGATCTATCACAATCATGAGGGCTACCCGTCGTTGGAAAACTCGAAGGATTTCTATATCCTCACGAACACGGGCGCCGCCTTGAACGTCAACGCGCACTTCATCATCAAGCCCCAGGTGACTTGGCGGTACAACAATGCGCCGGCACCCGGAACGACCAAGTCGGACACCATTTATCTCATCACCTTCGGATACGCGCTGTGA
- a CDS encoding NUDIX domain-containing protein, translating to MVKNIYTGRVVTLNVDTVALPNGVTVDLEVIRHPGASAVVPLKDDGTVVLIRQFRHAAGGFIYEIPAGKLNQGEDPLHCAERELEEEIGYRAGRFQLLSSIFTAPGFTDEVIHVYLGTGLTAGRQQLDRDEVLEVVEMPITKAVEMIHSGEIRDAKTIVGLQSTYILITTSRAGAREEGLDKEAF from the coding sequence TTGGTTAAGAACATTTATACGGGGCGGGTTGTAACGTTGAACGTCGATACCGTCGCGCTCCCCAACGGGGTGACAGTCGATCTGGAGGTGATCCGGCATCCCGGAGCCTCGGCCGTCGTGCCGCTGAAGGATGACGGCACCGTGGTCCTGATTCGACAGTTTCGCCACGCCGCCGGCGGCTTCATCTACGAAATCCCGGCGGGCAAACTCAACCAAGGCGAAGACCCGCTCCATTGCGCAGAGCGGGAACTGGAAGAAGAAATCGGCTATCGCGCCGGGCGATTCCAACTGCTCTCCAGCATCTTCACCGCGCCGGGCTTTACCGACGAGGTCATCCATGTCTATTTAGGCACCGGCTTGACGGCGGGGCGGCAGCAACTCGACCGTGATGAGGTCTTGGAAGTCGTGGAGATGCCGATCACGAAAGCGGTCGAGATGATTCACTCGGGCGAGATCCGCGACGCCAAGACCATTGTCGGCCTCCAATCCACGTACATTCTGATCACCACGTCGCGCGCGGGCGCCCGCGAAGAAGGCCTGGATAAAGAGGCGTTCTGA